A window of Taeniopygia guttata chromosome 14, bTaeGut7.mat, whole genome shotgun sequence contains these coding sequences:
- the CEP20 gene encoding centrosomal protein 20 isoform X1 yields MATVAELKAVLKDTLEKRGALAQIKARIRAEVFNALDDQSEPRPPLSRENLLINELIREYLEYNKYKYTASVLTAESGQPEVPLDREFLAKELNIVEDSSGKSVRPLLYGILSHFLHGGKEESTQNILPKVSLLNYPKQNLGKPAAERNQKDRIPEPGRMAGMSIEEPLILQSIKR; encoded by the exons ATGGCGACGGTGGCGGAGCTCAAAGCAG TTTTAAAGGACACACTGGAAAAAAGAGGAGCTCTTGCCCAAATCAAAGCGAGGATCAGAGCTGAAGTGTTCAATGCCCTGGATGACCAGAGCGAGCCGCGGCCGCCGCTGTCCCGGGAGAACCTCCTGATCAATGAGCTCATTCGGGAGTACCTGGAGTACAACAAGTACAAATACACAGCATCTGTTCTGACGGCAG aatcCGGCCAGCCTGAAGTGCCCTTGGATAGAGAGTTTCTTGCCAAAGAGCTGAATATAGTTGAAGATTCAAGTGGAAAATCAGT CAGACCTCTCCTGTATGGAATTCTCTCTCATTTCTTACATGGTGGTAAAGAAGAAAGTACCCAGAATATCCTTCCAAAAGTATCTTTGCTGAATTATCCAAAGCAGAACCTTGGCAAACCAGCTGCTGAGAGAAATCAGAAAG ACAGAATTCCAGAACCAGGAAGGATGGCTGGCATGAGCATCGAAGAGCCTCTTATTTTACAAAGTATAAAGAgatga
- the CEP20 gene encoding centrosomal protein 20 isoform X3, whose translation MATVAELKAVLKDTLEKRGALAQIKARIRAEVFNALDDQSEPRPPLSRENLLINELIREYLEYNKYKYTASVLTAESGQPEVPLDREFLAKELNIVEDSSGKSVRKYPEYPSKSIFAELSKAEPWQTSC comes from the exons ATGGCGACGGTGGCGGAGCTCAAAGCAG TTTTAAAGGACACACTGGAAAAAAGAGGAGCTCTTGCCCAAATCAAAGCGAGGATCAGAGCTGAAGTGTTCAATGCCCTGGATGACCAGAGCGAGCCGCGGCCGCCGCTGTCCCGGGAGAACCTCCTGATCAATGAGCTCATTCGGGAGTACCTGGAGTACAACAAGTACAAATACACAGCATCTGTTCTGACGGCAG aatcCGGCCAGCCTGAAGTGCCCTTGGATAGAGAGTTTCTTGCCAAAGAGCTGAATATAGTTGAAGATTCAAGTGGAAAATCAGT AAGAAAGTACCCAGAATATCCTTCCAAAAGTATCTTTGCTGAATTATCCAAAGCAGAACCTTGGCAAACCAGCTGCTGA
- the CEP20 gene encoding centrosomal protein 20 isoform X2 — translation MATVAELKAVLKDTLEKRGALAQIKARIRAEVFNALDDQSEPRPPLSRENLLINELIREYLEYNKYKYTASVLTAESGQPEVPLDREFLAKELNIVEDSSGKSVPLLYGILSHFLHGGKEESTQNILPKVSLLNYPKQNLGKPAAERNQKDRIPEPGRMAGMSIEEPLILQSIKR, via the exons ATGGCGACGGTGGCGGAGCTCAAAGCAG TTTTAAAGGACACACTGGAAAAAAGAGGAGCTCTTGCCCAAATCAAAGCGAGGATCAGAGCTGAAGTGTTCAATGCCCTGGATGACCAGAGCGAGCCGCGGCCGCCGCTGTCCCGGGAGAACCTCCTGATCAATGAGCTCATTCGGGAGTACCTGGAGTACAACAAGTACAAATACACAGCATCTGTTCTGACGGCAG aatcCGGCCAGCCTGAAGTGCCCTTGGATAGAGAGTTTCTTGCCAAAGAGCTGAATATAGTTGAAGATTCAAGTGGAAAATCAGT ACCTCTCCTGTATGGAATTCTCTCTCATTTCTTACATGGTGGTAAAGAAGAAAGTACCCAGAATATCCTTCCAAAAGTATCTTTGCTGAATTATCCAAAGCAGAACCTTGGCAAACCAGCTGCTGAGAGAAATCAGAAAG ACAGAATTCCAGAACCAGGAAGGATGGCTGGCATGAGCATCGAAGAGCCTCTTATTTTACAAAGTATAAAGAgatga
- the CEP20 gene encoding centrosomal protein 20 isoform X4, producing MATVAELKAVLKDTLEKRGALAQIKARIRAEVFNALDDQSEPRPPLSRENLLINELIREYLEYNKYKYTASVLTAESGQPEVPLDREFLAKELNIVEDSSGKSVKYPEYPSKSIFAELSKAEPWQTSC from the exons ATGGCGACGGTGGCGGAGCTCAAAGCAG TTTTAAAGGACACACTGGAAAAAAGAGGAGCTCTTGCCCAAATCAAAGCGAGGATCAGAGCTGAAGTGTTCAATGCCCTGGATGACCAGAGCGAGCCGCGGCCGCCGCTGTCCCGGGAGAACCTCCTGATCAATGAGCTCATTCGGGAGTACCTGGAGTACAACAAGTACAAATACACAGCATCTGTTCTGACGGCAG aatcCGGCCAGCCTGAAGTGCCCTTGGATAGAGAGTTTCTTGCCAAAGAGCTGAATATAGTTGAAGATTCAAGTGGAAAATCAGT AAAGTACCCAGAATATCCTTCCAAAAGTATCTTTGCTGAATTATCCAAAGCAGAACCTTGGCAAACCAGCTGCTGA